In the genome of Gloeocapsa sp. PCC 73106, the window GAGAAAATAGATTCGGTAGCAGTGTTTGTTTTAGTTTTTTCCACAGGCTTGTTTCCGGCGTGTGAACTACCTACACTCATCTAGGGACAGAGTGTATGCTTCTGGCATCCCTTTAGGACTTCCAGAACTTGCTTCGTGGTACTATTAGTCTGAGACTTTGTAATTTTCCCACTACGCCGGTTTATAGTCGGGAACAGTTCCAGCCCGACTCTCTTTATATTTATCGACGCGTTTATATCCCTATCGACAGTTATTTCTTCTTTGGAGTCATAGTACTTCCGTATAGAACAATCGGTAAATACAAACTCATCCCGATAGGCGAGTATTTGCGATGTATAGGCGGGATTTACTTTAATTACCACTGCTCCAGCTTTTTCGGCTATGTAAGACAGTGTTTCGTAAAAGTTCCCAAAAGCTGCATCTAACCAAGATTTATTTAAACCAGATTTAGCTGATTGCCCATTTTTTAAGTAATTACCTTCAGTATCTTTTTTAACTTTATTTCGTTTGGTTAAACCTTTAAGATTCAAATCCTCTACAAAAAATACCTGATTATCAGTTCTTACCAAAGCCTGAGCAGTTTTGTAAGCATTATCTTTTCTGGCTCTAGCTATTTGTTGATGTTTTCTTCCCTCTTTTTTCGCCAATTTTCTTCGCGCTTTTGTTCCTTTTTTACGAGAGTTTTTTGATTGAGAAATTTTGGCTAATTGGTGTTGGTTTTTGCGGAAAGATTTAACCGATGGTAATTTGTTACCTTCAGAAGTAGCAAGGTAGTCATCTTCGTACAAAACTGCGTCAATCCCTAGGGAATTCTCCCAAGTAGGATTAATCTTGTCTGGAGTAAAACTAGGTACGGTTGGATCGTCCAAGCAAAAAGTACAATACCAACCATCAGCTTTTTTACTAATGAGGACATTTTTTAATAAGAAACCTGAAGGTAATGGTCGATGTAATCTAATTGTTAACCATCCTTTGAGCTTAGAACAGGATAGGTAAAGCCAATCCTTTTCTACTCTCGTGATTTTGATAGCTTGTCCTTCTATTCTTAAGGTGCGATATCTACTTTTAAACCTCGGTTTACCACTTCTTTTACCGTTCTTATCTCCTTTTATGTATCTTTCAAATGCTTGATCTACACGCTTAGACACATCTTGCAAGGTTTGAGAAGGTACAGTGGTAAAATCTAGTAATTCTTGAGAATGTCTGACAAGAACTAGGTCTTTTTTCTTCTCTGGTAACAATTTTTTCTGAGAAAAGAAATTAGGCTTATCTCTCAACTGCATAGGTGGCAAACTGCATGATATTTGACAACAGTCTCCGCTAGGGATAATGTAGTTACTACGATTTTCTTCCCACCAAGTAAAGCGATCTCCTAATTGCCAGTTATACCAATACTGAGCAATCCTTAGCCAGTTGTTTAACTGCGCTTTTTGGGGAGTCTCAAGGTAGCATCGGTACTGGTAATTTAAGAGCATTTACTTACCTACTTACAGTGAGTGTTTGTATAATAGCTATCACTCATAGTAGCAAATTAAATGAAAAGTGTCAAATGAGATTAAAAGCACATCTAGTATTAACCACGAAATATAGGAAAAAAGTTTTTACAGAAGCAATGCTTAACCGTCTTCATGAGATAGCTGAGTCACTATTAGCACAATGGGAATGTAAACTAATAGAGATTAATGGAGAGGAGGATCATGTACATATACTATTTCAATA includes:
- a CDS encoding RNA-guided endonuclease TnpB family protein; protein product: MLLNYQYRCYLETPQKAQLNNWLRIAQYWYNWQLGDRFTWWEENRSNYIIPSGDCCQISCSLPPMQLRDKPNFFSQKKLLPEKKKDLVLVRHSQELLDFTTVPSQTLQDVSKRVDQAFERYIKGDKNGKRSGKPRFKSRYRTLRIEGQAIKITRVEKDWLYLSCSKLKGWLTIRLHRPLPSGFLLKNVLISKKADGWYCTFCLDDPTVPSFTPDKINPTWENSLGIDAVLYEDDYLATSEGNKLPSVKSFRKNQHQLAKISQSKNSRKKGTKARRKLAKKEGRKHQQIARARKDNAYKTAQALVRTDNQVFFVEDLNLKGLTKRNKVKKDTEGNYLKNGQSAKSGLNKSWLDAAFGNFYETLSYIAEKAGAVVIKVNPAYTSQILAYRDEFVFTDCSIRKYYDSKEEITVDRDINASINIKRVGLELFPTINRRSGKITKSQTNSTTKQVLEVLKGCQKHTLCP